One genomic segment of Brassica napus cultivar Da-Ae chromosome A3, Da-Ae, whole genome shotgun sequence includes these proteins:
- the LOC106444413 gene encoding cysteine-rich receptor-like protein kinase 13 isoform X1: protein MKQRSSLLILCSVLIVFFVASVSAQTCVHNGKNFIPNGTYDANRRLILSSLPSNAAAQDGFYSGSIGQEPSRVYAAGMCIPGADANDCSACIKSASDWLVQDCTNQTDAYYWALDPTLCLVRYSNNSFTGSAGYWEIVPQYLVMNTANINSNLTEFKKIWERLIHSIIAAASAPKSRYKADVAALTPFQNIYALMQCTPDVSSGDCDNCLRQSVIDYQSCCGEKTGGYVMRPICFFRWQLFTFSKAFGNITLAPPSPHPSPPPLLQRQPSSASDQAKKTDTGSRNISLRTIIAIVVTVIVFIIIIIIIIVVVFARRSTRGGKSDQQVKFNQTGMTTVRSLQFDFKTIEVATNNFSERNKIGRGGFGDVFKGTLMPGGREVAVKRLSRTSEQGEKEFKNEVIVIAKLQHGNLVRLLGYSVKGEERVLVYEFVPNKSLDSFLSDPLKQAQLSWTKRFNIIKGIARGILYLHQDSRPKIIHRDLKADNILLEADMNPKISDFGTARIFGIGQTSSITERIFGTEGYMPPEYRCEGQFSVKTDVYSFGVLVLEIICGKKNRSFCFPGPDLVTYAWRLWREETPLELVDQTILENFPAEEVTRCIHIALLCVQHEPTDRPHVSTIVSMLTSTTIISHVPQTPGSLDSLY, encoded by the exons ATGAAGCAGAGGAGTTCCTTACTAATCCTCTGTTCTGTTCTCATTGTTTTCTTTGTTGCTTCAGTTTCAGCACAAACGTGCGTACACAACGGGAAGAACTTCATACCCAACGGTACATATGACGCAAACCGCCGTCTCATCCTCTCCTCTCTTCCTTCCAATGCCGCTGCTCAAGATGGCTTCTACAGCGGTTCCATTGGACAAGAACCTAGCCGAGTCTACGCGGCAGGGATGTGCATTCCAGGAGCAGATGCAAATGACTGTTCCGCTTGTATCAAAAGCGCATCTGACTGGTTGGTACAAGACTGTACCAACCAGACAGACGCGTATTACTGGGCACTTGATCCAACTCTTTGCCTTGTCCGTTACTCCAACAATTCTTTTACAGGATCTGCAGGTTACTGGGAGATCGTACCTCAGTATTTGGTCATGAACACTGCAAATATCAACTCGAATCTAACGGAGTTCAAGAAGATATGGGAAAGATTGATACATAGTATCATTGCTGCAGCTTCCGCGCCAAAAAGCCGTTACAAAGCTGATGTTGCAGCCTTGACACCTTTCCAGAATATATACGCGTTGATGCAATGCACGCCGGATGTTTCTTCTGGTGATTGTGATAATTGTTTAAGACAAAGCGTTATTGACTACCAATCATGTTGTGGAGAGAAGACAGGAGGCTATGTTATGCGGCCAATCTGCTTTTTTCGGTGGCAGTTGTTTACATTCTCTAAGGCTTTTGGTAATATTACGTTGGCTCCTCCTTCCCCTcatccttctcctcctcctctgctGCAACGTCAACCATCTTCTGCTAGCGACCAGGCCAAAAAGACAGACACTG GCAGCAGAAATATCTCACTGAGAACTATTATAGCAATAGTTGTTACTGTTATTGTattcatcatcattatcattatcattatcGTCGTTGTTTTTGCTCGCCGGTCTACTCGAGGGGGAAAATCAGACCAACAAGTTAAGTTTAATCAAA CTGGTATGACAACTGTACGCTCCCTACAATTCGATTTCAAGACAATTGAAGTTGCAACAAATAATTTTTCAGAGCGCAATAAAATTGGCCGAGGTGGATTTGGAGATGTTTTCAag GGTACATTAATGCCTGGTGGAAGAGAAGTTGCAGTAAAAAGGTTGTCGAGAACTTCGGAACAAGGCGAGAAAGAGTTCAAGAATGAGGTTATTGTTATTGCAAAACTTCAGCATGGAAACCTTGTTAGACTTCTCGGTTATTCTGTCAAAGGAGAAGAAAGAGTACTCGTCTATGAGTTTGTGCCTAACAAAAGTCTCGACTCTTTCCTCTCTG ACCCACTAAAGCAAGCTCAGCTAAGCTGGACTAAACGGTTCAACATAATCAAGGGAATCGCTAGAGGGATACTATATCTTCATCAAGATTCAAGGCCCAAAATCATACATCGTGACCTCAAAGCAGATAACATACTCTTGGAAGCTGATATGAACCCGAAGATTTCTGACTTTGGGACGGCAAGGATCTTTGGTATtggccaaaccagttctatcACTGAAAGGATATTTGGAACTGA AGGTTACATGCCCCCAGAGTATAGGTGCGAGGGGCAATTCTCAGTGAAAACGGATGTGTATAGCTTCGGGGTCTTAGTTCTTGAGATTATATGCGGAAAGAAGAATAGGAGCTTCTGCTTCCCGGGTCCAGATTTGGTCACATAC gCTTGGAGGTTGTGGAGAGAGGAGACACCATTAGAACTCGTGGATCAAACCATTTTAGAGAATTTTCCAGCAGAAGAAGTGACAAGATGCATCCACATCGCGCTGCTTTGTGTTCAACACGAACCAACAGACCGTCCCCATGTGTCAACAATCGTATCGATGCTCACTAGCACTACCATCATTTCACATGTTCCTCAAACACCCGGATCGCTGGATTCTTTATACTAG
- the LOC106442546 gene encoding putative 57 kDa heat shock protein: MPVMNIGPVPQSHDGFYARNNPYQVNGPKGFTEFKLMEENEDLYARFDFPGVTKESLRILVEPLKKAVFVFGDAPKEFRHDSSHRKYGTVTGLVCDCCEISNIQCFVGDGVVRLILSKKKINLHVPFSFGGATMPNVPFLARIINGYNPEVSDIIHGMCADSMVPVAGGHPLAHLRGHNGHNAEGPAFTGPVTLPHPSVLEGSTSAYESKHLPNGGLFLRIDMPGVPNDRFMMTVESDGGITVIGRAPPAMHDSSGREYRGKVAVVPLAYDNRRIKVIAKHGVIRLIIPPF; this comes from the exons ATGCCGGTCATGAACATCGGTCCCGTCCCTCAATCTCACG ATGGGTTTTACGCAAGGAATAATCCGTATCAGGTGAACGGACCAAAAGGGTTTACTGAGTTCAAGCTCATGGAAGAGAATGAGGATCTGTACGCGAGGTTTGATTTCCCTGGTGTCACCAAAGAAAGTTTGAGAATCCTTGTGGAGCCATTGAAGAAGGCTGTTTTTGTTTTCGGAGACGCACCGAAAGAGTTTAGACACGACTCTTCTCACCGCAAATACGGAACCGTAACGGGACTTGTCTGCGATTGTTGTGAGATCAGTAACATTCAGTGTTTTGTTGGAGATGGTGTCGTCAGGCTCATTCTCTCCAAGAAGAAGATCAATCTTCATGTCCCTTTCTCAT TTGGAGGTGCCACAATGCCTAATGTTCCTTTCCTTG CTCGCATAATTAATGGGTATAACCCAGAAG TATCTGACATTATTCATGGGATGTGTGCTGATTCTATGGTTCCAGTCGCAGGTGGCCATCCTCTTG CTCATCTTCGTGGACATAACGGACATAACGCAGAAG GTCCGGCGTTTACAGGTCCGGTCACACTACCACACCCTTCAGTGTTGGAGGGATCCACCAGTGCGTACGAATCAAAGCATCTCCCAAACGGCGGTCTCTTCCTTCGTATTGACATGCCCGGCGTCCCCAATGATCGTTTCATGATGACGGTTGAAAGTGACGGTGGCATCACTGTTATCGGAAGAGCTCCTCCGGCTATGCACGACTCGAGCGGGCGTGAGTACAGAGGCAAGGTCGCCGTCGTTCCTCTAGCCTATGACAACCGCCGGATCAAAGTAATCGCTAAACATGGTGTCATCCGCCTTATTATCCCTCCTTTCTAG
- the LOC106440278 gene encoding putative 57 kDa heat shock protein, with protein MVVPLTVAPPSREGFYAVNNPFLVSGPKGFTEFKMLENEDMFIRIDFPGVPQDAIKVRIDPTKKAVSITADAPKEHKHDSAPRNYGSATGLVCKCCEISGLVSHMSDGVLRLHLSKTRASTQSPSCISFLGGPDREDRCSTGPHTFPHGTDPHDPELTGPLLEPHPCVNIGSDMAYEWKILPNGGLYVRVDMPGVPKDRFTVSVVNGRVMVTGDAPAVSLDSGGRFYSGEVAMLESQVSIPGRKIKTIAKNGVIRLIIPPL; from the exons ATGGTGGTCCCTCTTACCGTTGCTCCTCCATCTAGAG AAGGGTTTTACGCGGTTAACAACCCGTTTCTCGTAAGCGGACCAAAAGGGTTCACAGAGTTCAAGATGCTTGAGAACGAGGACATGTTCATTCGGATTGACTTCCCCGGTGTTCCACAAGACGCCATTAAGGTTAGGATTGACCCGACCAAGAAAGCTGTGTCTATCACCGCCGACGCACCAAAAGAGCACAAACATGACTCTGCTCCTCGGAACTACGGCTCAGCTACAGGTCTCGTCTGTAAATGCTGCGAGATCTCCGGCTTGGTCTCACACATGTCGGACGGTGTCCTCAGGCTTCACCTCTCCAAGACCCGCGCCTCAACACAAAGCCCTTCATGCATCT CGTTTCTTGGTGGACCAGACCGAGAAG ATCGTTGTAGCACGGGTCCTCACACGTTTCCTCACGGCACGGATCCACATG ACCCGGAGTTAACCGGTCCGTTACTGGAGCCACACCCATGCGTGAACATAGGTTCGGATATGGCCTATGAGTGGAAGATCCTCCCAAACGGCGGTCTATACGTGCGTGTAGATATGCCGGGTGTTCCCAAGGATAGGTTCACCGTCTCCGTCGTGAATGGGAGAGTGATGGTGACTGGTGATGCTCCTGCCGTTAGCCTTGACTCTGGTGGCCGGTTCTATTCCGGTGAGGTGGCTATGCTCGAAAGTCAGGTCAGTATTCCTGGCCGTAAGATCAAGACCATTGCCAAGAACGGTGTGATCCGTTTGATCATCCCTCCCCTCTGA
- the LOC106444413 gene encoding cysteine-rich receptor-like protein kinase 13 isoform X2 has product MKQRSSLLILCSVLIVFFVASVSAQTCVHNGKNFIPNGTYDANRRLILSSLPSNAAAQDGFYSGSIGQEPSRVYAAGMCIPGADANDCSACIKSASDWLVQDCTNQTDAYYWALDPTLCLVRYSNNSFTGSAGYWEIVPQYLVMNTANINSNLTEFKKIWERLIHSIIAAASAPKSRYKADVAALTPFQNIYALMQCTPDVSSGDCDNCLRQSVIDYQSCCGEKTGGYVMRPICFFRWQLFTFSKAFGNITLAPPSPHPSPPPLLQRQPSSASDQAKKTDTGKSLQSYIHKNLSKDSNRNISLRTIIAIVVTVIVFIIIIIIIIVVVFARRSTRGGKSDQQVKFNQTGMTTVRSLQFDFKTIEVATNNFSERNKIGRGGFGDVFKGTLMPGGREVAVKRLSRTSEQGEKEFKNEVIVIAKLQHGNLVRLLGYSVKGEERVLVYEFVPNKSLDSFLSDPLKQAQLSWTKRFNIIKGIARGILYLHQDSRPKIIHRDLKADNILLEADMNPKISDFGTARIFGIGQTSSITERIFGTE; this is encoded by the exons ATGAAGCAGAGGAGTTCCTTACTAATCCTCTGTTCTGTTCTCATTGTTTTCTTTGTTGCTTCAGTTTCAGCACAAACGTGCGTACACAACGGGAAGAACTTCATACCCAACGGTACATATGACGCAAACCGCCGTCTCATCCTCTCCTCTCTTCCTTCCAATGCCGCTGCTCAAGATGGCTTCTACAGCGGTTCCATTGGACAAGAACCTAGCCGAGTCTACGCGGCAGGGATGTGCATTCCAGGAGCAGATGCAAATGACTGTTCCGCTTGTATCAAAAGCGCATCTGACTGGTTGGTACAAGACTGTACCAACCAGACAGACGCGTATTACTGGGCACTTGATCCAACTCTTTGCCTTGTCCGTTACTCCAACAATTCTTTTACAGGATCTGCAGGTTACTGGGAGATCGTACCTCAGTATTTGGTCATGAACACTGCAAATATCAACTCGAATCTAACGGAGTTCAAGAAGATATGGGAAAGATTGATACATAGTATCATTGCTGCAGCTTCCGCGCCAAAAAGCCGTTACAAAGCTGATGTTGCAGCCTTGACACCTTTCCAGAATATATACGCGTTGATGCAATGCACGCCGGATGTTTCTTCTGGTGATTGTGATAATTGTTTAAGACAAAGCGTTATTGACTACCAATCATGTTGTGGAGAGAAGACAGGAGGCTATGTTATGCGGCCAATCTGCTTTTTTCGGTGGCAGTTGTTTACATTCTCTAAGGCTTTTGGTAATATTACGTTGGCTCCTCCTTCCCCTcatccttctcctcctcctctgctGCAACGTCAACCATCTTCTGCTAGCGACCAGGCCAAAAAGACAGACACTGGTAAGTCCTTGCAAAGTTATATTCACAAGAACCTGTCCAAAGATTCAAa CAGAAATATCTCACTGAGAACTATTATAGCAATAGTTGTTACTGTTATTGTattcatcatcattatcattatcattatcGTCGTTGTTTTTGCTCGCCGGTCTACTCGAGGGGGAAAATCAGACCAACAAGTTAAGTTTAATCAAA CTGGTATGACAACTGTACGCTCCCTACAATTCGATTTCAAGACAATTGAAGTTGCAACAAATAATTTTTCAGAGCGCAATAAAATTGGCCGAGGTGGATTTGGAGATGTTTTCAag GGTACATTAATGCCTGGTGGAAGAGAAGTTGCAGTAAAAAGGTTGTCGAGAACTTCGGAACAAGGCGAGAAAGAGTTCAAGAATGAGGTTATTGTTATTGCAAAACTTCAGCATGGAAACCTTGTTAGACTTCTCGGTTATTCTGTCAAAGGAGAAGAAAGAGTACTCGTCTATGAGTTTGTGCCTAACAAAAGTCTCGACTCTTTCCTCTCTG ACCCACTAAAGCAAGCTCAGCTAAGCTGGACTAAACGGTTCAACATAATCAAGGGAATCGCTAGAGGGATACTATATCTTCATCAAGATTCAAGGCCCAAAATCATACATCGTGACCTCAAAGCAGATAACATACTCTTGGAAGCTGATATGAACCCGAAGATTTCTGACTTTGGGACGGCAAGGATCTTTGGTATtggccaaaccagttctatcACTGAAAGGATATTTGGAACTGAGTAA